The following are from one region of the Segatella oris genome:
- a CDS encoding SusC/RagA family TonB-linked outer membrane protein: MDINNSKTTLFIGCLTLTMLGHSPQVCAAGGNAVYAITQQAKKITGKVTDGKETIIGATVKQKGTNNATITDLDGNFTLSVPQGSTIEVSYIGYTPKEVKITGQTSYSITLTEDNATLNEVVVVGYGSMKKSDVSGASVTMDEKKLRGSIVTSLDQTLQGRAAGVTAISTSGAPGTSSSIRVRGQATINANAEPLYVIDGVIIQSSGASGASYGLGDALGNGKVSTISPLSTINPNDIVSMEILKDASATAIYGAQGANGVVLITTRRGKAGEAKFTYDGMMAWSRQNRRLDIMDLREFADYYNDFVTTGQINAADADKHYSDPSILGKGTNWQDAIFRTAFQHSHQIAAQGGSDKVQYYVSANYMNQEGTIIGSKFDRLGMRVNLDAKLKSWLKLGLSANFSNTHDDLKLADSDAGIINYSLTTPPDIPIYNIDGGYSSVSKEGFTNPNPIAMAMLNQIKLDRRKLNGNLFFEVTPIKNLVWHAELGYDISANRGNRFLPTVDLGSWKRSINSASVQKGTGTFWQLKNYITYSNTIGKHSFTAMIGQEMWESKYDNNRTENTNLPSNTVNNPALGSGTPAIQVGFGSSAMASVFTRLTYAFNDRYNATYTYRYDGSSNFGPNKRWAGFHSFAASWRFTNETFFQKSFLSKYVTNGKLRAGWGQTGNSAIGSYKWGTLMKAMPTLLGKSYRPDNIPNLDIKWESQEQWNVGLDLGAFNDRINVTLDWYRKESKDMLMPLQLPSYMGTSGNVSSVLAPPYGNYGTIRNTGVELTVNTHPLTGRFQWDSEFQISWNKNKLVALSGTKNAAIVGYGQWSDVISVSNVGESLYSFYGFVTDGVYKDLADLETSPKTSKYPADGKSFDRNTTPWIGDLKFKDISGPDGKPDGIIDDYDKTNIGSPMPKFTFGWTNTFRYKNFDLNVFINGTYGNKVYNYMKMKLTHMNTLWSNQLKDVTGRARLEPIDPSKTYAAGSYWYTDASNVRVANPGTTIPRATITDPNDNDVISDRYIEDGSYLRLKNIALGYTMPKKWISKWGVENVRVYMNIQNLFTITGYDGYDPEIGASTADINGYTYGVDNGRYPSPTTYSFGLNLTF; encoded by the coding sequence ATGGATATAAATAACAGTAAAACTACATTGTTTATTGGATGTCTGACACTGACGATGCTTGGACATTCACCACAAGTATGTGCTGCCGGTGGAAATGCCGTGTATGCCATTACACAACAGGCCAAAAAGATTACCGGAAAAGTTACTGATGGCAAGGAAACTATTATCGGAGCTACTGTCAAACAGAAAGGTACGAACAATGCTACCATTACAGATCTTGATGGAAACTTCACGCTCTCAGTGCCACAGGGAAGCACTATTGAAGTATCTTATATTGGCTATACTCCTAAAGAAGTAAAGATTACAGGTCAGACTTCTTATTCAATCACGCTGACAGAAGACAATGCTACACTCAACGAAGTTGTTGTTGTAGGTTATGGTTCCATGAAGAAAAGCGATGTTTCCGGTGCATCTGTCACCATGGATGAAAAGAAACTACGCGGTTCTATCGTTACATCGCTTGATCAGACGCTGCAAGGACGTGCGGCAGGTGTTACTGCTATCAGTACTTCTGGCGCCCCAGGTACATCATCAAGCATACGTGTGCGCGGCCAGGCCACTATCAATGCCAATGCCGAACCACTTTATGTCATCGACGGAGTGATTATACAAAGCAGTGGAGCAAGTGGCGCGTCGTATGGTCTTGGAGATGCTCTGGGTAATGGAAAGGTATCTACAATCTCACCACTTTCAACCATTAATCCTAATGATATCGTCTCAATGGAGATCTTGAAAGATGCTTCTGCCACGGCAATCTATGGTGCGCAAGGCGCAAATGGTGTGGTGTTGATTACTACACGACGTGGAAAGGCCGGTGAAGCAAAGTTTACTTATGATGGAATGATGGCTTGGAGCCGGCAAAACCGACGCTTAGACATTATGGATTTGCGTGAATTTGCAGACTATTATAATGATTTTGTGACGACAGGTCAAATCAATGCGGCTGATGCTGACAAACACTATTCAGACCCTTCCATATTAGGAAAAGGAACAAACTGGCAGGACGCAATTTTCAGAACGGCATTCCAGCATTCACATCAGATTGCTGCCCAAGGTGGATCGGATAAGGTGCAGTACTATGTTTCGGCCAATTATATGAATCAAGAGGGTACGATTATTGGCAGCAAATTCGACCGTTTAGGTATGCGTGTGAATTTGGATGCAAAGTTGAAATCATGGTTGAAATTAGGACTTAGCGCCAACTTCTCAAATACACATGATGATTTGAAACTTGCAGACAGTGATGCTGGTATCATCAACTATTCGCTCACTACGCCGCCAGATATACCTATTTATAATATAGACGGCGGTTATTCATCTGTTTCAAAAGAAGGTTTCACCAATCCAAACCCTATAGCAATGGCCATGCTGAACCAAATCAAGCTTGACCGTCGTAAACTGAATGGCAACTTATTCTTTGAAGTTACTCCAATCAAGAATTTAGTGTGGCATGCAGAGTTAGGTTATGATATTAGTGCAAACCGAGGTAACCGTTTCCTCCCTACTGTGGATTTGGGAAGTTGGAAGCGTAGTATCAATAGTGCTTCTGTGCAAAAAGGAACCGGAACTTTCTGGCAATTGAAAAACTATATCACTTATTCCAATACGATTGGTAAGCATAGTTTCACGGCAATGATAGGTCAGGAGATGTGGGAAAGCAAATATGATAACAACCGAACAGAGAATACTAATCTGCCTTCAAATACTGTAAACAATCCTGCTTTGGGTTCAGGTACGCCTGCAATTCAAGTGGGTTTCGGCAGTTCAGCCATGGCTTCGGTCTTTACTCGCTTGACTTATGCTTTCAATGATCGCTATAATGCAACATACACTTACCGTTATGATGGAAGTTCCAACTTTGGGCCGAACAAGCGATGGGCCGGTTTCCACTCGTTTGCTGCATCGTGGCGTTTTACCAACGAGACTTTTTTTCAGAAGAGTTTCCTTAGCAAATATGTCACCAATGGTAAGTTAAGAGCAGGCTGGGGACAGACTGGTAACTCGGCTATTGGCTCTTACAAATGGGGAACTTTGATGAAAGCTATGCCTACTTTGCTGGGAAAATCTTACCGTCCAGACAATATTCCCAACCTTGACATAAAGTGGGAAAGTCAGGAACAGTGGAATGTGGGACTCGATTTAGGAGCTTTCAACGACCGTATAAACGTGACCTTGGATTGGTATCGCAAAGAATCTAAAGACATGCTCATGCCTCTCCAGCTCCCTTCTTATATGGGAACATCGGGTAATGTGTCTTCAGTTCTGGCACCTCCTTATGGTAATTATGGTACAATTCGCAATACCGGTGTTGAACTTACAGTGAATACGCATCCTCTGACAGGTCGTTTTCAGTGGGATTCTGAATTCCAGATTTCGTGGAACAAAAACAAGTTGGTTGCTCTTTCGGGTACGAAGAATGCTGCAATCGTAGGATATGGGCAATGGAGTGATGTGATCAGCGTGTCGAATGTGGGCGAATCTCTCTATAGTTTCTATGGATTTGTGACCGATGGCGTGTATAAAGACTTAGCAGATCTTGAGACCTCGCCCAAGACTTCGAAATATCCTGCTGACGGAAAGAGTTTTGATCGCAATACCACACCTTGGATTGGTGATTTGAAATTCAAAGATATCAGCGGCCCAGACGGTAAGCCAGATGGAATTATTGATGACTATGATAAGACCAACATTGGTTCACCTATGCCTAAATTCACCTTTGGTTGGACGAATACTTTCCGTTACAAGAACTTTGACCTCAATGTTTTTATAAATGGAACATATGGCAACAAAGTGTACAACTATATGAAGATGAAGCTCACCCATATGAATACACTATGGAGTAATCAGCTGAAAGATGTTACAGGACGTGCTCGATTGGAGCCTATTGACCCATCGAAAACCTATGCTGCAGGTAGCTATTGGTATACAGATGCGAGCAATGTACGCGTGGCTAACCCTGGCACAACCATCCCTCGTGCCACTATTACAGACCCCAATGATAACGATGTGATTAGCGATCGCTATATAGAAGACGGCTCATATCTCCGTTTGAAAAATATTGCATTGGGCTATACAATGCCAAAGAAATGGATTTCGAAGTGGGGGGTAGAGAATGTCCGTGTATACATGAACATTCAAAATCTGTTCACTATAACAGGCTATGACGGTTATGATCCCGAGATAGGTGCAAGTACAGCCGATATCAACGGTTATACTTACGGGGTGGATAACGGTCGCTATCCCTCGCCAACAACCTATTCATTTGGTTTGAACCTCACTTTCTAA
- a CDS encoding beta-carotene 15,15'-monooxygenase, with amino-acid sequence MKNHLKHIRHFFSSSICVLTVLLLITSCYHQKPETHDAMVTYSAKQIDSLSFQAKHHYTNNYNFIVKADSMPLIRQQPEEVSALLPTDTIYVYKHNHLVVADIRTIPSDSIDSVWIQVARDQHTFGWQRESVLLSKVVPDDPISQFISTFSDIHLLISLVIVVLIFTGYVTRKLMRKNAHLVHFRDIDSFYPTLLAIIVASAATFYASIQNFAPDVWRHFYFHPTLNPCSVPPLLSVFLSSVWAMLIVGIAAIDDTFHKLPAGEAVLYICGLIGVCAVDYIIFSILSLYYIGYLLLVAYVYFALYRYATKNRTLFVCGNCGHALRRKGRCPHCGAWNS; translated from the coding sequence ATGAAGAACCATTTGAAGCATATCCGCCATTTTTTCAGTAGCAGCATCTGTGTATTGACCGTACTCCTGCTGATAACTTCATGTTATCATCAGAAGCCGGAGACACATGATGCCATGGTCACCTATAGTGCAAAGCAGATAGACTCACTGTCTTTTCAGGCCAAGCACCATTATACCAACAACTACAACTTCATTGTAAAGGCCGATTCCATGCCACTCATTCGCCAGCAACCCGAGGAGGTTTCGGCCCTTTTACCTACGGATACAATCTATGTCTACAAGCATAATCACCTGGTTGTAGCCGATATTCGCACGATACCCTCTGACTCGATAGACTCTGTCTGGATACAGGTGGCACGCGATCAGCACACCTTTGGCTGGCAGCGAGAGTCGGTGTTGTTGTCCAAAGTGGTACCCGATGATCCGATTTCACAGTTTATCTCCACCTTCTCTGATATTCACCTGCTGATATCATTGGTTATTGTTGTCTTGATTTTCACGGGCTATGTCACTCGAAAACTCATGCGCAAGAATGCCCATTTGGTGCATTTTCGCGATATAGACTCGTTCTATCCAACACTGTTGGCTATCATTGTGGCTTCTGCAGCGACTTTCTATGCCAGCATACAGAACTTTGCCCCCGATGTGTGGAGACATTTCTATTTCCACCCTACGCTTAATCCCTGTTCGGTTCCACCCCTGCTTTCTGTCTTCCTGTCTTCTGTATGGGCCATGCTCATCGTAGGAATTGCAGCCATAGACGACACATTCCATAAACTCCCTGCAGGCGAGGCAGTGCTCTATATCTGCGGACTGATAGGCGTGTGTGCAGTGGACTATATCATTTTCAGCATCCTCTCGCTCTATTACATCGGCTATCTGCTGTTGGTCGCCTATGTCTATTTCGCCCTGTATCGCTATGCCACCAAGAACCGCACTCTCTTTGTTTGCGGCAACTGCGGGCATGCCTTGCGTCGTAAAGGACGTTGTCCTCACTGCGGTGCATGGAACAGTTGA
- a CDS encoding peptidase U32 family protein, with amino-acid sequence MRSLELLAPAKNLECGMAAVSHGADAVYIGASRFGARAAAGNTVEDIHQLCDYAHQYGARVYVTVNTILYEDELADTKQLLKALNACGVDALLVQDMGILELIAEWDDEKPFQMELHASTQTDNRTAEKVRWLQDVGFKRAVLARELSAREIAEIHHEVPDMDLEVFVHGALCVSYSGVCYVSQHCFNRSANRGACAQFCRMKFDLLDDNQQEIEHQRHLLSLRDMCQIDHLEELADSGACSFKIEGRLKDVEYVKNVVSAYSQRIDEIIKKAPDRYCRASHGKMEYDFQPNLRKTFNRGFSTYFLNGRQADIACFDTPKAMGEYVGKVKEVRGNSFNVAGTATFENGDGLCFINEEHELEGFRINKAVGNRLFPLKMPARLKPGMGLYRNNDVAFSHLLSGVTARRKLQVEMTFQTTDDGFTLRVSNKEMGMKAEATIIFDHQEARQPQEENIRKQLEKLGNTIFACKEIKIEDKAGKLFIPSSLLTELRRKAIQALEQQLVQKQERPATELAVKKTEGVETVMPKAYKAYPYLYNISNHLSKRFFETQGLKNIQPAFELSPTRNPLVMQCRHCIRFALGYCVKRGGKHPTWKEPLYLRLGDGRRFRLEFNCKECQMNIYAET; translated from the coding sequence ATGCGCAGTTTAGAACTTTTAGCCCCGGCAAAAAACCTTGAATGTGGCATGGCTGCTGTCAGTCATGGTGCCGATGCCGTATATATCGGTGCCTCACGCTTCGGTGCACGGGCAGCTGCCGGCAATACTGTTGAGGATATACACCAGCTGTGTGACTATGCACATCAGTATGGCGCACGTGTCTATGTCACGGTGAATACCATTCTCTATGAGGACGAATTAGCCGACACAAAACAGCTTCTGAAAGCGCTTAATGCCTGTGGTGTCGATGCCTTATTGGTGCAGGATATGGGTATTTTGGAACTGATTGCAGAATGGGATGACGAGAAACCTTTCCAAATGGAGTTGCATGCATCGACTCAAACCGATAACCGCACGGCCGAAAAAGTGAGGTGGTTGCAGGACGTTGGTTTCAAACGGGCTGTCTTGGCGCGTGAACTTTCGGCCCGAGAGATTGCAGAAATCCACCATGAGGTACCCGATATGGATCTTGAAGTCTTTGTGCATGGTGCCTTGTGTGTAAGCTATTCGGGCGTATGCTATGTTTCCCAACATTGCTTTAACCGCAGTGCCAACCGTGGAGCCTGCGCACAATTCTGCCGTATGAAATTCGATTTGCTTGATGATAACCAACAGGAAATCGAACATCAGCGCCATTTACTCTCCCTGCGTGATATGTGCCAGATTGACCATTTGGAGGAATTGGCTGACAGCGGTGCCTGCTCTTTCAAGATAGAAGGCCGACTGAAAGATGTTGAATACGTCAAGAATGTGGTCAGCGCCTATAGCCAACGGATAGACGAAATCATCAAGAAAGCCCCCGACCGCTATTGCCGAGCTTCACATGGAAAGATGGAATATGATTTCCAACCCAATCTCAGAAAGACTTTCAACCGTGGTTTCTCAACTTATTTTCTCAACGGTCGACAGGCCGATATCGCCTGTTTTGACACGCCGAAAGCCATGGGAGAATATGTCGGAAAGGTCAAGGAGGTTCGTGGCAACTCATTCAATGTGGCGGGAACTGCAACATTTGAGAATGGCGATGGCCTCTGTTTTATCAACGAGGAGCATGAGCTTGAGGGTTTTCGCATCAACAAAGCGGTAGGTAACAGGCTGTTTCCTTTGAAGATGCCTGCCCGCCTTAAGCCGGGAATGGGACTCTACCGCAACAATGATGTGGCCTTTTCTCATCTGCTTTCAGGCGTGACGGCAAGGCGAAAGTTGCAGGTAGAAATGACCTTTCAGACCACGGATGACGGTTTCACTCTCCGTGTTTCTAACAAAGAAATGGGCATGAAAGCCGAAGCAACCATTATATTTGACCACCAGGAGGCACGTCAGCCACAGGAGGAAAATATCAGAAAGCAGTTGGAAAAATTAGGCAACACGATCTTTGCATGCAAGGAAATCAAAATCGAAGACAAGGCCGGAAAGCTTTTCATACCTTCCAGTCTGCTTACCGAGTTACGCCGAAAGGCGATACAAGCCTTGGAACAACAGCTGGTGCAAAAGCAAGAGAGACCTGCAACAGAGCTGGCGGTTAAGAAGACAGAGGGTGTAGAAACGGTGATGCCCAAGGCATACAAGGCCTATCCCTACCTTTATAATATATCCAATCATCTTTCAAAAAGGTTTTTTGAAACGCAGGGACTGAAAAACATTCAGCCTGCCTTTGAACTTTCACCCACGCGCAACCCTTTGGTGATGCAATGTCGTCATTGCATACGCTTTGCTTTAGGTTACTGTGTGAAAAGGGGAGGGAAGCACCCCACTTGGAAAGAACCGCTCTATCTGCGGTTGGGGGATGGCAGGCGATTCCGATTGGAATTCAACTGCAAGGAATGCCAAATGAACATTTATGCAGAAACATAA
- a CDS encoding xylulokinase: MNRRYLLGFDVGSSSVKASLVDVENGEIASSAFYPEKEAPIMAVKAGWAEQDPQMWWENAKLSLKKVMNETGAKGEDILAIGISYQMHGLVCVDKAHKVLRPSIIWCDSRAVPYGERAFRDLGAELCLGHLLNSPGNFTAAKLAWVKENEPALFDRIDKIMLPGDYIAMKLSGEVKTTISGLSEGMLWDFKTKKPAKFLLDYFGFDENMLADIVPTFAIQSVVSKEAAVELGLKEGTPISYRAGDQPNNAVSLNVFNPGEIASTAGTSGVVYGVLGDVNYDTKSRVNTFAHANYTTELDRLGVLLCINGTGILNAWVHRNITPNMGYAEMNDMAAGVPIGSEGVKIIPFGNGAERVLENREVGCSVHGLNFNNHNQAHLVRAAQEGIVFSFCYGMEIMQNMGMELNKIHAGRANMFLSPLFRDTLAGVSGATIELYETDGSVGAAKGAGIGAGIYKDNNEAFATLKKLAVIEPDEKKRDEYLNAYAEWKAILKD, from the coding sequence ATGAACAGAAGATATTTGTTGGGGTTTGATGTGGGCAGTAGTTCTGTCAAGGCATCATTGGTTGACGTGGAAAATGGCGAGATTGCATCTTCTGCTTTCTATCCGGAAAAAGAAGCACCTATCATGGCTGTCAAGGCAGGATGGGCCGAACAGGATCCGCAGATGTGGTGGGAGAATGCAAAACTCTCGTTGAAAAAGGTCATGAACGAAACCGGAGCAAAGGGTGAAGACATTCTGGCAATCGGCATTTCCTATCAGATGCATGGCCTTGTTTGCGTAGATAAAGCACATAAAGTGCTGCGTCCGAGCATCATTTGGTGCGATTCTCGTGCGGTTCCCTATGGCGAACGTGCTTTCAGGGACTTAGGTGCAGAGTTGTGTTTAGGCCATTTACTGAACTCTCCCGGTAACTTTACAGCAGCAAAATTAGCTTGGGTGAAAGAGAATGAACCTGCACTTTTTGACCGTATAGACAAGATTATGCTGCCCGGAGACTATATTGCCATGAAATTGAGTGGCGAAGTAAAGACAACAATCAGTGGGCTGTCTGAAGGTATGCTGTGGGACTTCAAGACCAAGAAACCTGCAAAATTCCTGTTAGACTATTTTGGATTTGACGAAAACATGCTGGCAGATATCGTTCCAACATTTGCAATCCAAAGTGTGGTTTCCAAGGAGGCAGCTGTGGAGTTGGGACTGAAAGAAGGCACGCCAATCAGCTATCGTGCCGGAGATCAGCCTAACAACGCCGTCAGTCTGAACGTGTTTAACCCCGGAGAAATTGCGAGCACAGCGGGAACTTCGGGTGTTGTATATGGCGTTTTAGGTGATGTGAACTACGATACGAAGAGTCGTGTCAACACCTTTGCCCATGCCAACTATACCACGGAGCTTGATCGGTTGGGTGTTCTGCTTTGCATTAATGGCACAGGCATATTGAATGCGTGGGTGCATCGTAATATAACACCGAATATGGGCTATGCAGAAATGAATGATATGGCAGCAGGAGTGCCGATTGGTAGTGAGGGAGTGAAGATTATTCCATTTGGAAATGGGGCGGAACGCGTGCTTGAAAACCGTGAAGTTGGTTGCTCAGTGCATGGTCTGAACTTCAATAATCACAACCAAGCTCATTTGGTTAGGGCTGCACAGGAAGGTATAGTGTTCAGTTTCTGCTATGGCATGGAAATCATGCAGAACATGGGAATGGAATTGAATAAGATACATGCCGGAAGAGCAAACATGTTCCTCAGTCCGTTGTTCAGAGACACTTTGGCTGGTGTCAGTGGTGCAACCATCGAATTGTATGAGACAGACGGCAGCGTAGGTGCAGCCAAGGGTGCCGGTATAGGCGCCGGTATCTACAAAGACAATAACGAGGCTTTTGCAACATTGAAGAAGCTTGCTGTTATCGAACCTGATGAGAAAAAGCGCGATGAATACCTGAATGCATACGCTGAATGGAAAGCAATTCTTAAAGATTAA